Sequence from the Christiangramia fulva genome:
GCTTTAAATATCCAAAATCTGCAAAATGGGTGGTGCGGAATATTAATTTTGAGCTGAAAGCCGGGGAAAAAATGGCCTTTGTTGGCGAAAATGGCGCGGGAAAAACTACGCTTATCAAACTGCTGCTTCGGTTTTATGAACCTACAGAAGGAGAAATACTTTTAGACGATGTTTCGATCAAACGATTTGATCAGGCAGCTTATCAGCAATATTTTGGGGTGATATTCCAGGATTTTGTGAAGTTTGAACTGACTCTGAAAGAGAATATAGCCATGGGGGAAATTGATGAGATCGATAATCAGGAGCGTATAGATAGTGCCGCTGAGAAAAGTCTGGCTCGGGAGGTAGTTTCAGATTTACCTCTGGGCTACAGTCAGCCGCTGGGAAAAAGGTTCAAACACGGGAAAGATCTTTCGGGAGGTCAGTGGCAAAAGATCGCCATCGCGCGTGCTTATATGAAAGACGCGGAAGTTCTTATTCTTGATGAGCCTACCTCGGCACTGGATGCCCGTGCTGAAACCGAGGCCTTTCAACGATTTATAGAGCTAACCGAAGGCAAAACGGCTGTGATCATTTCACACCGTTTTAGTACGGTGCGAATTGCCGACAGGATCATGGTGCTCAAAAATGGCTCGGTGCTGGAGATCGGCACGCATCAGGAATTGATGAAAAATGATAAGCTGTATGCCGAACTTTTTCGGTTGCAGGCTTCCGGGTATCAGTAAAAAGAGGCCGTTGCTAAAGCATAAACTTTGTACCTTTGGAATAAACCGAATGTTTTCCTTCAAATTTTAATTTTATGAGATCTTTTCTGATTTTACTACTTTTTGTTTCCGGTTCGATTTTCGCACAGGATAAAACCCTCAAATTATGGCCTGAAAAAATTCCGAATAGCCAGACTTCTTCAGAAAAAGAAACTCAGGAAAAAAGAGGTATTTTATGGATCTCTAAAGTTCAGGAACCCACGATGGAAGTTTTTTTACCGGTAAAACAAGCCGCCACGGGACAGGCTGTGCTTATTTTTCCTGGAGGCGGCTACGAAGGCCTGGCCTATGACTGGGAAGGGACCCAAATCGCGAAATGGCTGAATACAAAAGGAATTGCAGGTATAGTTCTGAAATATCGCTTACCCAATTCTAAATCGGTTAAAACAAGTTATGAAGCGCCGCTTCAGGATGCGAAAAGAGCGATCAGGCTTATAAGGTCTCATGCCGATGAATGGAATATAGATCAAAATCAGGTGGGAATAATGGGCTTTTCTGCCGGCGGACATCTGGCTTCCACGCTGGGGACACATTTTAATGCCGAGGAAACCGTTCCGCAGGATAGCATCCGTGATATCAATGCAAGACCAGATTTTATGATCCTTGTATATCCGGTCATAACCATGAAAAAGGAATTTACCCATATGGGTTCCAGGAATTCTCTTTTAGGCAAAAATCCTTCGGAAGAGCTTGTTGAGGAATTCTCCAACGAAGAACAGGTTCAAATCGATACTCCGCCAACTTTCCTGGTGCATGCCACTGATGATGATGTGGTGCCTGTGGAAAACAGCATTCAATTCTATCGTGCCCTGGTTGACAAAAATATCGATGCCGAAATGCATATTTATCCCGAAGGCGGCCATGGATTCGCCCTGGCGCTTGATAAAGGCTATCTAAAAACCTGGACAGACAGGCTGAGTGACTGGCTTCAGCGGCAGGAAGAAAATGAGGATCAGGAGTAATAAATGGCTCCACAAAATTTTCATTATGGACTGGCTGGAGCTTACGGTACTTCGAAAAAAGGCCTGATTGCAGACCTTCTTCATGGGAAATTACCTGAAGATTTAAAATTCCTCGACCATAAAAAGATCGGCTATTTTTCAGATGAGTTTCTGGATCGTTTTATAGAAGAGGATTCCCGGCATGGCAGCTCCGGTTTATCCGCTAACCGGTCGATCAGGACTTTTTCCACGGGAGAAAAACGAAAAGCACTTTTGCAATATCTTATTGCTGAAAAAAATGATGTCCTTATTCTTGATAATCCCTTCGATGCACTCGACCAGGAATCGGTGAGGGAACTAAAAGCGAGGTTTTTTGAACTTCATGATGAAATTTCCGTTATACAACTGATTAAAAGAGAGGAAGATCTTTTGCCATTTATTGAAAAGATCATTCAGGTAAGGCAAGATCAAATTTTAATAATAGATCGTGAAAATTTCAATTTTCAGCATATAGAAAATAATGGAAATTCAGCTTCGATTCCTGCACCGCTAAAGAGGTACAGGAATATTCCGCAGGAATTGATACGGCTTGAGAATGTTTCGGTGAATTATGAAGGAAGGCCAATTCTGAATAAGATAAACTGGAGCGTTCAAAAAGGGGAATTCTGGGAACTTCGCGGGCCCAACGGATCGGGAAAGACCACGCTTTTAGATATGATCTATGGCGATAACCCCAAAGCTTATGGGCAGGAGATCTATCTTTTCGGAAATAGGAAAGGCAGCGGGGAAAGCGTCTGGGAGATCAAAGACAAGATCGGTTATTTTTCTCCCGCTATGACCGAACTTTTTAAAGGGAATTACAGCCTGTGCGAGATGGTTTTGGGCGGATTGTTTGACAGCATCGGACTTTACAGAACGGCTTCCGAAATTCAGAAACAACTTGCCGAAAAATGGCTTCAGGCACTTGAACTTTCCGATAAGAAAAAACTCAAATTTTATAAAGCTTCCCGGCTGGAACAACGTATGGTTCTTATCGCCAGGGCAATGATCAAACATCCGCCGCTGCTTATTTTAGATGAACCGGCCGTTGGGCTGGATGATGAATCGGCCCGGATGCTGGTAAATCTTATCAATAAAATCGCTTCGGAAAGTGAAACGGCTATCATCTTTGTTTCTCACCGAAAAGAAAAAGGCCTTTCTGCACAAAAAACTTACCGGTTGATTCCTTCTGCAAATGGTTCAGAAGGAGTAGAGGAATCTGTTTAAGAGATTGCTTTTAAGGTTAACCGTTTCTCATCTAATTTCGCCATCCTGATTTTCATTAGAGACTTTTATGTATATTTAATACCAACGAAGTCAGTGATTTACGTCGATAAGAGTTCTGTTAATCTTAATTGAATCTTTTCTTACTTCATTGCAGCAAAGATTCGGGGATACAATATGGTCAATTTTTTAAGGAATTACCGAAAATCGTTGCTGCCCGGGAACAGGTTCACGCGTTATATCCTTTATGCCATCGGCGAAATTATTCTCGTAGTGATTGGGATTTTAATCGCCTTACAGGTGAATAATTGGAATGAAGCCCGTAAAAATTCCCAGGAGGAAACTGTTATATTAAAAAATCTTCAGGATAATTTAATTCAGGCTAAAGAACAGTCTGAAAATTATATCAGCAGCGATGAAAAATTGAAAAAATTATTAATAACAGTTCTCAACCTGGATGACAAAAATCTGCCATTAGATAGTATTTCAGATAAAACCTTTTATACAGCCTTATGGGGAATTGGGCCTGATACCCCTATTATCAATACTTACACCGATCTTAAAAATAGTGACCGTCTTGGACTAATAAAAAATCAACAACTCAGAGAAAAATTTACCGATCTGGAAACAAGTATTGCAGAGTTAAAATCAATGCTTGATGACCGGCTCTTTGTA
This genomic interval carries:
- a CDS encoding alpha/beta hydrolase, whose amino-acid sequence is MRSFLILLLFVSGSIFAQDKTLKLWPEKIPNSQTSSEKETQEKRGILWISKVQEPTMEVFLPVKQAATGQAVLIFPGGGYEGLAYDWEGTQIAKWLNTKGIAGIVLKYRLPNSKSVKTSYEAPLQDAKRAIRLIRSHADEWNIDQNQVGIMGFSAGGHLASTLGTHFNAEETVPQDSIRDINARPDFMILVYPVITMKKEFTHMGSRNSLLGKNPSEELVEEFSNEEQVQIDTPPTFLVHATDDDVVPVENSIQFYRALVDKNIDAEMHIYPEGGHGFALALDKGYLKTWTDRLSDWLQRQEENEDQE
- a CDS encoding ATP-binding cassette domain-containing protein, with the protein product MAPQNFHYGLAGAYGTSKKGLIADLLHGKLPEDLKFLDHKKIGYFSDEFLDRFIEEDSRHGSSGLSANRSIRTFSTGEKRKALLQYLIAEKNDVLILDNPFDALDQESVRELKARFFELHDEISVIQLIKREEDLLPFIEKIIQVRQDQILIIDRENFNFQHIENNGNSASIPAPLKRYRNIPQELIRLENVSVNYEGRPILNKINWSVQKGEFWELRGPNGSGKTTLLDMIYGDNPKAYGQEIYLFGNRKGSGESVWEIKDKIGYFSPAMTELFKGNYSLCEMVLGGLFDSIGLYRTASEIQKQLAEKWLQALELSDKKKLKFYKASRLEQRMVLIARAMIKHPPLLILDEPAVGLDDESARMLVNLINKIASESETAIIFVSHRKEKGLSAQKTYRLIPSANGSEGVEESV
- a CDS encoding DUF6090 family protein; translation: MVNFLRNYRKSLLPGNRFTRYILYAIGEIILVVIGILIALQVNNWNEARKNSQEETVILKNLQDNLIQAKEQSENYISSDEKLKKLLITVLNLDDKNLPLDSISDKTFYTALWGIGPDTPIINTYTDLKNSDRLGLIKNQQLREKFTDLETSIAELKSMLDDRLFVHQLRIDDIAENEVNFVRYLNSRLPDINMAEEPENDYGSLLKKQRVRNLFAIKLYMTLQVLDLRKNLDNQIAQLEEAIQTELNLKAKSP